The genomic stretch GGGATGACCCTCAACTGGGAATTACCTGGCAGGGAAGTCAGGTGTATAGTTATCGCAAACTGCTGGATCCGGAAAAATTCATTGGTCTGGGCGAAAAAACGGGACCGCTGAACCGGCGTGGCTTATCGTACGTAAACTGGAATACCGATGCCGGCTATCAAACCTACAGCGATCCGCTCTACGCTACCTATCCTTTCTACATAGGCATTTTACCCAGCCATGTATTTGGATTGTTTTTCGACAATACCTTCAAATCATTTTTCAATTTCGGCGGATCTACCGACGACCGGATGTATTTCTTTGGTGCTGAAGGCGGAGAAATAAATTATTACTTTTTCGGAGCATCCACCGTTGCCGGCATTTTACAGGATTATACGGCGCTCACCGGGCGTATGCCTATGCCGCCTTTGTGGAGCCTGGGCTATCAGCAATGCCGCTATAGCTACATGAGCCAGCAACAGCTGCTGGATGTTGCCCGCCGCTTCCGGCAGGACAGCCTTCCCTGCGATGTTATTTATTGTGATATTGACTATATGCGGGGCTATCGGATATTTACCTGGAATCCGGAAACCTATCCCGATCCCAAATCCATGACCGATACCCTGAAAAAACTAGGCATGCACCTGGTAACTATCATTGATCCGGGTATCAAGATTGATTCCAACGGTTATGAGCCTTACCTTTCTGGCCTGGCTCATGGGTATTTTGCCCGTTATCCGGATGGGAAACCTTATACCGGAAGCGTATGGGCCGGCCGCAGCCATTTTCCGGATTTTACCCGGGAGGATGTGCGCCAATGGTGGGGACAACAGTTTCAGGTACTGGTAAACAGTGGAGTTACCGGATTCTGGAATGATATGAATGAACCGGCTGCATGGGGACAAAATATTCCTCCTGTAGTGGAATTTGGCACGGGCGATCACGTTGCCACCATCCAACAGGTGCACAATGTATATGGTATGCAAATGGCTCGTGCTACTTACGAGGGAACACGCAAATTGCTCAACGGTCTGCGGCCTTTTGTACTGACCCGTGCAGCTTATTCGGGCGTTCAGCGTTATTCCGCCGAATGGACGGGCGATAATTTTGCTACTGACGATAATATGATCATGGGCTATCGGACCTTGAACAGCATGGGGCTGAGCGGAGAATCGTTTGTGGGGATGGATATCGGCGGCTTTAATGGCAATCCTTCTCCCGAACTATATGTACGCTGGATGTCGCTGGGCATTTATACCCCGCTGTTCCGCAACCACACGGCTAAGGGCAATACTTCACACGAACCCTGGGCCTGGGGCAAATTCAATGAGGCTACCGTCAGGCGTTTTCTCCAAACTCGTTATGGGTTATTGCCTTATCTGTATTCCTGTTTTTATGTATCCCACACCACCGGTATTCCTGTCAACCGCAGCCTGGCTATTGATTATACATACGATGAACACATCTACGATCCCCGGTTTGACGCCCAATTTCTCTTCGGGCCTTTCATGCTGGTAGCTCCGGTGGTTTCCACGCAACAGGCTTGTGAGGTATATCTTCCGCATGGGCAATGGTATCGTTTCAGTACCGATCAG from Thermoflavifilum aggregans encodes the following:
- a CDS encoding glycoside hydrolase family 31 protein, translating into MRKFQFAIFSMFLCLCWAPFQLQAQDLLMPHSIGAIVKTDKIQGGIRFTTSDQHIVWITTYSPTIIRVRVTDQKPALDESYAVIGQVKPAFTTIRENATGWILQTDSLEVHVQKKPLRIEFYHRDGTYLDGDDPQLGITWQGSQVYSYRKLLDPEKFIGLGEKTGPLNRRGLSYVNWNTDAGYQTYSDPLYATYPFYIGILPSHVFGLFFDNTFKSFFNFGGSTDDRMYFFGAEGGEINYYFFGASTVAGILQDYTALTGRMPMPPLWSLGYQQCRYSYMSQQQLLDVARRFRQDSLPCDVIYCDIDYMRGYRIFTWNPETYPDPKSMTDTLKKLGMHLVTIIDPGIKIDSNGYEPYLSGLAHGYFARYPDGKPYTGSVWAGRSHFPDFTREDVRQWWGQQFQVLVNSGVTGFWNDMNEPAAWGQNIPPVVEFGTGDHVATIQQVHNVYGMQMARATYEGTRKLLNGLRPFVLTRAAYSGVQRYSAEWTGDNFATDDNMIMGYRTLNSMGLSGESFVGMDIGGFNGNPSPELYVRWMSLGIYTPLFRNHTAKGNTSHEPWAWGKFNEATVRRFLQTRYGLLPYLYSCFYVSHTTGIPVNRSLAIDYTYDEHIYDPRFDAQFLFGPFMLVAPVVSTQQACEVYLPHGQWYRFSTDQLYAGDTSWWVPAPLDDLPVFVKAGAIIPMQNAVESTAEPGDGILRIHVWYGPDSTSFTYYEDDGQTYQYEQGQYLVRQLKFSPETHRFEIGPATGSYTSQFKQMEWVGHHFPADAQFTVNGKPVTVKHLPNDLTILTLPVTTGSATIQWEP